A genomic window from Silene latifolia isolate original U9 population chromosome Y, ASM4854445v1, whole genome shotgun sequence includes:
- the LOC141630898 gene encoding uncharacterized protein LOC141630898 has translation MAALFGYSNDRFIDENLSYRRKRSRSRGPDSPHKKSPSDEDGLSRSKYLQRHKGDREEKISTTENGHIKRRKTDKREHESSLRKKKEAYSSYNDSSGDSPLREKHTHDSRKRSKMKDEAALSDSSSGSRSGRDGSSRKRIRSISKSKNKSDYREYKRKSDSLERDEDRSHNHGRKSSRMMSVIDESIIRISIRGTGHNVKVWANSQTSLTVRVNYTGIELMVNAVEVQSALERGNMMQNHLTMPLKGVCLLEVRKGRKRGEEDQGQRMILTS, from the exons ATGGCTGCATTGTTTGGATACAGTAACGACAGATTCATAGATGAAAATCTGAG CTATCGTCGAAAGAGATCAAGGTCCAGGGGCCCTGATAGCCCTCACAAGAAAAGCCCTTCTGATGAGGATGGTTTAAGCAGGAGCAAATATCTGCAAAGGCACAAAGGTGATCGTGAAGAAAAAATAAGCACTACTGAGAATGGCCACATCAAACGTAGGAAAACTGATAAACGTGAACATGAAAGCTCTTTGAGGAAAAAGAAAGAGGCATATTCTTCATACAATGATTCTAGTGGGGACAGTCCGCTGAGAGAAAAACACACACACGATAGCCGTAAAAGGTCAAAGATGAAGGATGAGGCGGCTTTGTCAGACAGTTCTAGTGGAAGTAGGTCTGGAAGGGATGGAAGTTCTCGAAAGAGAATAAGAAGTATTTCAAAGTCAAAGAACAAGTCAGACTATAGAGAGTATAAGAGAAAGAGTGATAGTTTGGAGAGAGATGAAGATAGGTCCCATAACCATGGCAGAAAGAGCTCAAGAATGATGAGCGTGATTGATGAGAGTATAATCAGAATAAGCATCAGAGGAACAGGACACAATGTCAAGGTTTGGGCAAACAGTCAGACTTCACTGACAGTGAGAGTGAATTACACCGGTATAGAACTGATGGTAAACGCCGTAGAAGTACAAAGTGCTCTAGAAAGGGGAAACATGATGCAGAATCATCTGACAATGCCTCTAAAGGGAGTATGTCTCTTAGAAGTGAGAAAAGGCCGAAAAAGGGGAGAAGAAGATCAAGGTCAAAGAATGATTTTGACTTCTTAG
- the LOC141633678 gene encoding polypyrimidine tract-binding protein homolog 3-like, with product MEVEGFRRRVEMDPFIFLLKGKLKSLHSPFFPTIFVSKHTVNVYPYCLSPQMGNSASIAAFAGGVPPGVSGMNDRCTVIVSNLNPDKIDEDKLFNLFSLYGNILRIKLLRSKPDHALVEMSDGFQAELTVHFLKIH from the exons ATGGAAGTGGAGGGATTTAGAAGGCGAGTGGAAATGGATCCCTTCATTTTCCTCCTAAAAGGCAAATTAAAATCTCTCCATTCCCCTTTTTTCCCTACCATTTTTGTATCCAAACACACCGTGAATGTCTATCCTTATTGCTTATCTCCACAGATGGGAAACTCTGCATCTATTGCGGCTTTTGCTGGGGGTGTTCCTCCTGGTGTTAGTGGCATGAATGACAGATGTACGGTCATAGTATCCAATTTGAACCCTGAT AAAATAGATGAAGACAAGCTTTTCAATTTGTTTTCGTTGTATGGAAACATTTTAAGGATCAAGCTTCTTCGAAGTAAACCTGATCACGCGCTTGTTGAGATGTCCGATGGCTTTCAGGCAGAATTGACTGTCCATTTTTTAAAG ATACATTAG
- the LOC141633677 gene encoding large ribosomal subunit protein uL3z-like: MSHRKFEHPRHGSLGFLPRKRASRQRGKVKAFPKDDPTKEPKLTAFLGYKAGMTHIVREVEKPGSKLHKKETCEAVTIVETPPMVIVGVVGYVKTPRGLRTLNTVWAQHLSEEIKRRFYKNWCKSKKKAFTKYSNKYETDEGKKDIQAQLEKLKKYATVIRVLAHTQIRKMKGLKQKKAHIMEIQVNGGTIAQKVDFAYGFFEKQVPIDAVFQKDEMIDIIGVTKGKGYEGVVTRWGVTRLPRKTHRGLRKVACIGAWHPARVSYTVARAGQNGYHHRTEMNKKIYKLGKVGQEDHTAMTEYDRTEKEITPMGGFPHYGIVKDDYLLIKGGCVGPKKRVVILRQSLLKQTSRVALEEIKLKFIDTSSKFGHGRFQTADEKAKFYNRASAKA; encoded by the exons ATGTCTCACAGGAAGTTTGAGCACCCAAGGCACGGTTCCCTTGGGTTTCTACCAAGGAAGAGGGCTTCTCGCCAAAGAGGCAAAG TCAAGGCTTTCCCCAAGGATGACCCCACCAAGGAACCAAAGCTCACTGCTTTCTTGGGTTACAAAGCTGGAATGACCCACATTGTCAGGGAGGTTGAAAAGCCTGGTTCAA AACTCCACAAGAAAGAAACTTGTGAGGCTGTCACCATTGTTGAGACCCCTCCAATGGTTATTGTTGGTGTTGTTGGTTACGTGAAAACACCTCGTGGCCTACGCACATTGAACACTGTCTGGGCTCAGCATCTCAGTGAGGAGATCAAGAGGAGGTTCTACAAGAACTGGTGCAAGTCCAAGAAGAAGGCATTTACTAAATACTCCAACAAGTATGAAACTGATGAGGGAAAGAAAGATATTCAAGCTCAGCTTGAGAAACTCAAGAAGTATGCTACTGTCATCAGGGTTTTGGCTCACACTCAG ATTCGGAAGATGAAGGGTTTGAAACAGAAGAAGGCTCATATCATGGAAATTCAGGTCAATGGTGGCACAATTGCCCAAAAGGTTGACTTTGCTTATGGCTTCTTTGAGAAGCAAGTACCAATTGACGCTGTTTTCCAGAAAGATGAAATGATTGACATTATTGGTGTGACCAAGGGTAAGGGATATGAAGGTGTTGTTACTCGTTGGGGTGTCACTCGGCTTCCTCGTAAGACTCACAGAGGTCTACGTAAGGTTGCTTGTATTGGCGCTTGGCACCCTGCCAGGGTTTCATACACTGTTGCCAGGGCTGGTCAGAATGGTTACCACCACCGTACCGAGATGAACAAGAAGATCTACAAGCTCGGTAAGGTTGGTCAAGAGGATCATACTGCCATGACCGAGTATGACAG GACTGAGAAGGAAATAACTCCAATGGGCGGTTTCCCTCACTATGGTATAGTGAAGGATGATTACCTTTTGATCAAGGGTGGTTGTGTTGGACCTAAGAAGAGGGTAGTAATCTTGAGGCAGTCTCTTCTGAAGCAAACATCTCGAGTTGCTCTTGAAGAAATCAAACTCAAGTTTATCGACACTTCCTCAAAGTTCGGTCATGGTCGTTTCCAAACTGCTGATGAGAAGGCAAAGTTCTACAATCGTGCGAGTGCGAAAGCCTAA